The following DNA comes from Clostridiales bacterium.
GCCGGCAAATAACCATAGCATTATAGGGATCGAATCCCCCGTCTTCGGTGCAACCTCTGTCTGCGTATTTTTAACCGAAGCTGTCGGAGTTGTTTCACCATGGGTATCATCTTTCGGCAAGTATTTATCGTCCATATTGTTAACAAACGTATACTTCAACACAACTCCGTCCGATACGATATCCGCTTTTATCACTTTATCGCTCTTCATATACATATAAGGAGCCTCGAGCTCGGCAATAGTGTAATGACCATAGGCAATATCCGTAAATCTTGCTTTGCCATTACCGTCACTTACCGCCTGGGCAATTAAACTACCCTTTTCATTATACAAACCGAATCTTGCATTTTTCAACGGTTCCCCATTGGTATTGGTTTTTAGTATTTCTATGTTGCCATGTATTTTCATATATGGAGGTATCAACCTGTCGGCAAATGTGCCGAGATCAAATGTCTTCCCATTTTCGTTCACATAGGCCGTCAGTGTTTTATCGGACAACAAGTATCCTGCCGGAGCCGCTGTTTCCCTTATCACATACTTTCCATAAGGTATATCACTGAATAAAGCTATGCCGTCCTCTCCTGTAACAGCTTTAGCAATCGGTATGCTAAACTCCGCATCGCCAGTGGAATAAAGGGTAAAGGCAGCACCTTCCAAGGGTTTTTCTCCACTCTCATCGATCTTTGTAATCTTTATATTCCCCTTGACAATCTCATTAGATATAGATGCTGGAGATGCCGTTACAATTTCGCCATCTTTCCTTACGGAAGCAGTAAGCATAGCATCCGTTGACAAATATCCTTCAGGTGGATTTGTTTCCCGTATAGTATAATCGCCGTAAGATACATGCTTGAACAGCACTTCCCCATCCTGCGCACTTACTGCAGTTGCCACGCTGTTTCCATCGCCATCATACAGAGTAAATTTAGCTCCTGCCAGAGGATTTGAGTTTGTCCCTGTCTTACTGAAGCGTATGCTCCCATAAATCCTTGCATCTTCGTATTCATAGCTTATATCCTTTACAACATCTGCGCCCGATATTGTAAAAGTATAATCTTTTTTGCTGATGCTGTAGCCTGTGGGTGCAACTGTTTCCTTTACAGTATAAGGCACGTCAAACCTTAGCATGTCAAAGAGCACCGACCCGTCTTTGCCAGTAGTCCCCTTCTGAACTACATTGCCGTATTTGTCTATCAGCTCAAATTCTGCGCCTTCCAGTTTTTTTATACTGTTCTCAGCATCCACCTTATACACTGTAATACTGCCGACTTCACCGCTCCCGGTACTGCCGGAGCCGGACCAGTTAACCGCCATTGGCTGTGAAGTACCCCTTTCAAGTGAACCCGTACCGTTAAATGTCGCCTCGTTTGTAAATGGCGATTTGCTTTTATCCGTTACGTTAGTCCGGAATGTAAGCCTGTATCCGCCGGAAGCAGGAGACGGCAGTTTAAAAGTAAACATGCGAGAATCCATATCATACTGGACGTTTTCCGCTGTGAGTTCAATCTTTTCACCGACAACCATATTACCGTCCTTATCGATGCTCTGGTGATAGAGTGTAACTGAAGCTGTATCCAACGCAAGCCCTTCCTGCAGTTGATCGGTGACGGCAGCGTCAGTCAAGGGAATTCCGTTGGAATTTATGTTGACTGTCCAGTCTATATATGTTTTACCCGATGTGTACGAGCCCTCTTTGCTTATCACAGTATTATTTACCTTTTGCGATCCAGTGCTCACCACTCCGCCTTTTACAAGATCATGAGTGAGTGAGGCCTTATTTTCAATCTCCTTATTGCCGTTTGTCTTGAAAATGCTCAAGTCGGTAATTTTGGTCTTGAATGTAATGGTATAGGTTTTGTCGATTGTATCCGGAAAAGTGTATTTAAGAACGCCTGTTTTATCCGGGTCTTTGACATCCGCCGGATCATAGGAAAATGCATCAGTATCGGCACCGTTATCTATAGCAGCAGAGCCTTCGACATATTCCATGCCCCCGGGAATGTTATCCGTGAAAACCGCATGATTTAGAGACATTTTATTGTTGTTGACAACAACTTTCCAGGTTATTTCCCTCGTCTTG
Coding sequences within:
- a CDS encoding SpaA isopeptide-forming pilin-related protein yields the protein MRKFYKVFIALLLIIVQIVSLRGGIVAYARDLTSTYNFITDVKLTDRDGKPFGDNIPKDSDLRLTYTYDIPNSGDVKKDDTFTLRIPEQIKIEAGGDFDLRDQSSNLIGRGTLDTNGNITITFTDYAETHSNVQGSFWFELGFDKDKIGDDDPAVIKFEVGGTTDPVEISVDFDQPAPLPVSIAKSGSYKKETNEITWILTVNPENVTVKGAQVVDKISDGLEFVPGSVTINGKDASTGDYTYNSGELIYNFPDIIEDKQILTFGTTVKDSQFTADDTVIIEKNKAILNHDGTSTVSNEAVVNVPVDFISKTGGYNPESKQIDWAITVNQNGVSIKNAVVTDTLPDGLTLDGGSVKIDGKLSSNFTYRRPYITFNLGGISEKHIISFSTDVENGAFLSNTQRSYTNKAKLAGDGVPGSATDSWDVGVPTSIVKKEGADYNAATGEITWKVTVNKNKVSIENPVITDLINIGQEYVEGSATINNGADLNGFAYTKASEGDTEKTGTLIYTFGKTISDTYTIEFRTKVTDPAVFAGNSQKTYKNTASITGDNIEDSSFEGSRNVNSEVIRKTGTGYDYKTREITWKVVVNNNKMSLNHAVFTDNIPGGMEYVEGSAAIDNGADTDAFSYDPADVKDPDKTGVLKYTFPDTIDKTYTITFKTKITDLSIFKTNGNKEIENKASLTHDLVKGGVVSTGSQKVNNTVISKEGSYTSGKTYIDWTVNINSNGIPLTDAAVTDQLQEGLALDTASVTLYHQSIDKDGNMVVGEKIELTAENVQYDMDSRMFTFKLPSPASGGYRLTFRTNVTDKSKSPFTNEATFNGTGSLERGTSQPMAVNWSGSGSTGSGEVGSITVYKVDAENSIKKLEGAEFELIDKYGNVVQKGTTGKDGSVLFDMLRFDVPYTVKETVAPTGYSISKKDYTFTISGADVVKDISYEYEDARIYGSIRFSKTGTNSNPLAGAKFTLYDGDGNSVATAVSAQDGEVLFKHVSYGDYTIRETNPPEGYLSTDAMLTASVRKDGEIVTASPASISNEIVKGNIKITKIDESGEKPLEGAAFTLYSTGDAEFSIPIAKAVTGEDGIALFSDIPYGKYVIRETAAPAGYLLSDKTLTAYVNENGKTFDLGTFADRLIPPYMKIHGNIEILKTNTNGEPLKNARFGLYNEKGSLIAQAVSDGNGKARFTDIAYGHYTIAELEAPYMYMKSDKVIKADIVSDGVVLKYTFVNNMDDKYLPKDDTHGETTPTASVKNTQTEVAPKTGDSIPIMLWLFAGSSLSICAVMLLGKKKNR